The following proteins come from a genomic window of Micavibrio aeruginosavorus EPB:
- the greA gene encoding transcription elongation factor GreA, which yields MDKVPMTKQGFDALEKELRTLKSVERPAVIVAIAEARAHGDLSENAEYTAARERQSFIEGRIKELESVISAAQIIDPASLAGSTIKFGATVFLADEDSGDEVTYQIVGPYESNADKGMISTTAPIARALIGKGIGDSVEVVTPAGKRSYEVLDVQYR from the coding sequence ATGGATAAAGTCCCAATGACCAAACAAGGGTTTGACGCGCTGGAAAAGGAGCTGCGCACCCTCAAAAGCGTTGAACGCCCGGCGGTGATCGTTGCCATCGCCGAAGCCCGCGCCCACGGTGATTTGTCCGAAAACGCCGAATACACCGCCGCGCGCGAACGCCAAAGCTTTATCGAAGGCCGCATCAAGGAACTGGAATCCGTTATTTCGGCGGCCCAGATTATCGACCCGGCCAGCCTGGCCGGCAGCACGATCAAATTCGGCGCAACCGTCTTCCTGGCTGATGAGGACAGCGGCGACGAAGTCACGTATCAGATCGTTGGACCGTACGAATCCAACGCCGACAAGGGCATGATTTCCACCACCGCCCCGATCGCGCGCGCGTTGATCGGCAAAGGTATTGGCGACAGCGTGGAGGTTGTGACCCCGGCGGGCAAACGCTCCTACGAAGTGCTGGACGTGCAGTATCGTTAA
- the trxB gene encoding thioredoxin-disulfide reductase yields the protein MSTGADTTTHTKVLIIGSGPAGYTAAIYAARANLNPIQVLGLEPGGQLTITTDVENFPGFADVIQGPWLMDQMKAQAEHVGTTMVYDFIKDVDFNVRPYRAVADSGTVYTADTVIICTGAKARWLGLEGEQTFRGLGVSACATCDGFFFRGKKVAVVGGGSAAVEEAIFLTNFCEKVTLIHRRDTLRAEKIAQDRLFKNPKIEVIWDSVVEDILGDNAPGGAGVTGLSLKNVKTGDVSTLDVDGMFVAIGHVPATEIFKGKVNLDSEGYIVTAPDSTATNIPGVFAAGDVKDKTFRQAVTAAGMGCMAALEADRYLAVLESDHRAQAAE from the coding sequence ATGAGCACTGGCGCGGATACAACGACGCACACGAAAGTTTTGATTATTGGATCTGGCCCAGCCGGATACACGGCGGCCATCTATGCCGCGCGCGCCAACTTGAATCCGATTCAGGTGTTGGGTCTGGAACCCGGCGGGCAATTGACCATCACCACCGACGTTGAAAACTTCCCCGGCTTCGCCGATGTGATCCAGGGGCCGTGGTTGATGGACCAGATGAAGGCCCAGGCCGAACATGTCGGCACCACCATGGTTTATGATTTTATCAAGGACGTGGATTTCAACGTCCGCCCCTATCGCGCCGTGGCCGATTCCGGAACGGTGTACACCGCCGACACCGTGATCATCTGCACGGGCGCGAAAGCCCGCTGGCTCGGCCTGGAAGGTGAACAGACATTCCGTGGCCTGGGTGTATCCGCCTGCGCCACATGCGATGGGTTCTTCTTCCGCGGGAAGAAAGTTGCCGTTGTCGGTGGCGGGTCCGCCGCCGTGGAAGAAGCCATCTTCCTCACCAATTTCTGTGAAAAGGTCACGCTGATCCACCGCCGCGATACATTGCGTGCGGAAAAGATCGCACAGGACCGCCTGTTCAAAAACCCGAAGATCGAAGTGATCTGGGACAGCGTTGTCGAAGACATTCTGGGCGATAACGCGCCCGGCGGCGCGGGCGTGACCGGATTGTCGTTGAAAAATGTCAAAACGGGTGATGTTTCGACACTGGATGTCGACGGCATGTTCGTCGCCATCGGCCACGTTCCGGCGACGGAGATTTTCAAGGGCAAGGTCAATCTGGACAGCGAAGGCTATATTGTCACCGCACCGGATTCCACAGCGACCAATATCCCCGGCGTGTTTGCCGCGGGCGATGTGAAAGATAAAACATTCCGTCAGGCCGTCACCGCCGCCGGTATGGGATGCATGGCCGCGCTGGAAGCGGATCGCTATCTGGCCGTGCTGGAATCCGACCACCGCGCACAAGCCGCCGAATAA
- a CDS encoding patatin-like phospholipase family protein — translation MSESNRTQIALFNYGGGLRGLIPAYIMARIEDVTGLRMTDMVDIFAGPSTGSILNAALNLRHPEHPEQPKYRARHMVRFYEREGARIFPADSFREMRGLIHDFNNRTMKLNQLNWLFKHGHYDPSNLGHALQALFGTAQLSDSLRSLIIPCYNIDGDGIEAVTERGETGNSPVHTKNNFINEGGHALWLKSMRTGTPAEHRANTPHVSLYDAVMASCAAPTYFPCHHFPATLPGDSERKYYSAIDGCIFDNPCISYLGAIRQHIQPGQNLKMIVLGTGYTNKSIKRDEWNRFGALGVVDPVNDLPLINIFFNASESALMDSFAAEMGDNLYVFNKSLHAGRHGDFPSIQIDDASPENMNRLRLFFEAIMEDNARMFDDVCHILVSNRDRRSDEDRSKRKEGILRYFVSMFDGRDSSTDRSLDD, via the coding sequence GTGTCCGAATCCAACAGAACCCAGATTGCCCTTTTCAACTATGGTGGCGGCTTACGCGGCCTGATCCCCGCCTACATCATGGCGCGGATTGAGGATGTCACCGGTCTGCGCATGACCGATATGGTCGATATTTTTGCCGGGCCCTCCACCGGATCAATTTTGAACGCGGCGCTGAATTTGCGCCACCCGGAACATCCGGAACAACCCAAATACCGCGCGCGCCACATGGTACGTTTTTATGAACGCGAAGGCGCCCGAATTTTTCCGGCGGATTCATTCCGCGAGATGCGCGGCCTGATCCACGACTTTAACAACCGCACGATGAAATTGAACCAGCTGAACTGGCTGTTCAAACACGGGCATTATGATCCGTCCAATCTGGGCCATGCGTTGCAGGCGTTGTTTGGCACGGCGCAATTATCCGACTCCCTGCGCAGCCTGATCATTCCCTGCTACAACATTGATGGCGATGGGATTGAAGCGGTGACGGAACGTGGTGAAACGGGCAATTCCCCCGTACACACAAAAAACAATTTCATCAACGAAGGGGGCCATGCGCTGTGGTTGAAAAGCATGCGCACGGGTACACCGGCGGAACACCGCGCCAATACGCCGCATGTTTCTTTGTATGATGCCGTAATGGCCAGTTGCGCCGCCCCCACCTATTTCCCATGCCACCACTTCCCGGCCACATTGCCCGGGGATTCCGAACGCAAATATTACTCGGCGATTGACGGATGTATTTTTGACAACCCGTGCATCAGCTATCTGGGCGCGATCCGCCAACATATTCAGCCGGGCCAGAACTTGAAAATGATTGTTCTGGGCACCGGTTACACCAACAAATCCATCAAGCGTGATGAGTGGAACCGCTTTGGCGCGTTGGGGGTTGTCGACCCGGTCAATGATTTGCCGCTGATCAACATCTTCTTTAACGCATCAGAATCCGCGTTGATGGATTCATTCGCGGCGGAGATGGGCGACAATCTGTACGTCTTCAACAAATCCCTGCACGCTGGACGCCATGGCGATTTCCCCAGCATCCAGATTGACGACGCCAGCCCGGAAAATATGAACCGCCTGCGCCTGTTCTTCGAAGCCATCATGGAAGACAATGCCCGGATGTTTGATGATGTCTGCCACATCCTGGTCAGCAACCGCGACCGCCGGTCCGACGAAGATCGCAGCAAGCGCAAGGAAGGCATTCTGCGGTATTTCGTATCCATGTTCGATGGCCGGGATTCCAGCACGGACCGCTCGCTGGACGATTAA
- a CDS encoding Lrp/AsnC family transcriptional regulator has translation MRRVKLDKIDKKILHHLQENGRITNVELAQKAGISAPPCLRRVRALEESGYIRGYFMRVDSTAMGYGVTVFAQVKLVSQAENDLKKFMELVETWPMVRESHMLAGETDFLLKIVAKDWDDYQHFLTEQLTAAPNVTSVKSSLAIRSTKDVPGVPIEV, from the coding sequence ATGCGACGCGTCAAGCTCGATAAAATCGATAAGAAAATCCTTCACCACCTGCAGGAAAACGGACGCATCACCAACGTAGAACTGGCCCAAAAAGCGGGCATTTCCGCACCGCCTTGTTTGCGCCGCGTGCGCGCGTTGGAAGAATCCGGTTACATCCGCGGTTATTTCATGCGTGTTGATTCAACCGCAATGGGATACGGCGTGACCGTGTTTGCGCAAGTGAAGCTGGTGTCCCAGGCCGAGAATGATTTGAAGAAGTTCATGGAACTGGTTGAAACCTGGCCGATGGTGCGTGAATCGCACATGTTGGCGGGTGAGACGGATTTCCTGCTGAAAATCGTGGCCAAGGATTGGGATGATTATCAGCATTTCCTGACTGAACAATTGACCGCGGCACCGAACGTAACCTCGGTGAAATCCTCTCTGGCCATCCGCTCGACCAAAGATGTGCCGGGCGTGCCGATTGAAGTTTAG
- a CDS encoding patatin-like phospholipase family protein, whose translation MSNRDNTDHQEPQDYVLYVPGGVLWGIYPLVVLKFLEDLTQLPVSKQFNNFAGSSTGAVALGGLNIPKSKGSTEPRYSAADALEFYKVVGRRTFPPRSAYYERQLIMDLVKLGHEFTREIVWMAFEKTDALLSAGVNGAGRLMNRLKRSTTPYEPFILKPMRFLHNTLIRPVDNAVERGIDHLLAKSRYDINVLREALDTAYRFEDTNEPVKLHETIVSHHVTSMNVTRNEPAIFFHFKDENGITRHVSHPDMDVVDLTCASSAAQTIFQLYKASNENHYCDIAHFDTPQTPINSYQGRMQKNKNIKLIMIGTAKRDAEIDVQRLNGMLFLQQLIGRLGAHLLGLPQRFILQRDLMNLRQNLGADNVVVVDKSMSKDTLRAQVLSNPRLINAAAHFGVDLRARSQISHQDRTPSPDLFDSRDDNIEKMESFGWDMVWENIDTLVPLAKELVQNAALRGHITNDRAAEIIRGIDKIYPMNETAMAHDHDNDNTPAPEPSKPSKWLQFDERAPTTLRQSITGLFNRIVQRDKYTPPPPPAAPYIRDRDTFAPHQDAESCNVCASGNIDPKKQRPPCTHKGPEPK comes from the coding sequence ATGAGCAACAGGGATAACACCGATCATCAGGAACCGCAGGATTACGTTCTCTACGTACCCGGCGGCGTGCTTTGGGGCATTTACCCCCTGGTCGTTCTCAAGTTTCTTGAGGACCTGACCCAGCTTCCCGTCAGCAAGCAATTCAACAATTTCGCCGGATCATCCACCGGGGCCGTTGCCTTGGGCGGATTGAATATTCCGAAATCCAAAGGATCGACCGAACCGCGTTATTCCGCCGCCGATGCGCTGGAGTTTTACAAGGTCGTTGGCCGTCGTACCTTTCCACCACGGTCCGCTTACTATGAACGCCAGTTGATTATGGATCTGGTCAAGCTGGGGCATGAATTCACCCGTGAAATCGTATGGATGGCGTTTGAAAAAACGGATGCCCTGCTCTCTGCCGGGGTCAACGGTGCCGGGCGATTGATGAACCGCCTGAAGCGATCGACCACGCCGTATGAACCGTTTATCCTGAAACCCATGCGGTTCCTGCACAACACGCTAATCCGCCCGGTGGACAATGCCGTGGAACGGGGGATTGACCATTTGCTGGCCAAATCCCGCTATGACATCAATGTCCTGCGCGAGGCGCTGGACACGGCCTATCGGTTTGAAGATACAAACGAGCCGGTCAAGCTGCACGAAACGATTGTCAGCCATCATGTCACATCCATGAACGTGACCCGGAACGAACCCGCCATTTTCTTCCACTTCAAGGACGAAAACGGCATCACGCGGCATGTTTCGCACCCCGACATGGACGTCGTCGATCTGACCTGCGCCAGCAGTGCGGCCCAGACGATTTTCCAGCTTTATAAAGCCAGCAACGAAAACCATTATTGCGACATCGCCCATTTTGACACGCCGCAAACCCCGATCAACAGTTATCAGGGCCGGATGCAAAAGAACAAGAACATCAAGCTGATCATGATTGGCACCGCCAAACGCGATGCCGAGATTGATGTCCAACGATTGAACGGCATGCTGTTCCTGCAACAATTGATTGGCCGTTTGGGCGCACACCTGCTGGGCCTGCCGCAACGCTTCATTCTGCAACGCGACCTGATGAATTTGCGCCAGAATTTGGGTGCCGATAATGTCGTCGTGGTCGACAAGTCGATGAGCAAGGACACACTGCGCGCACAGGTCCTCAGCAATCCACGCCTGATCAATGCGGCGGCCCATTTCGGGGTTGACCTACGCGCCCGGTCACAGATCAGTCACCAAGACCGCACCCCATCCCCGGATTTATTCGACTCGCGCGACGATAACATTGAAAAAATGGAATCGTTTGGCTGGGACATGGTGTGGGAAAATATTGATACGCTGGTCCCCTTGGCCAAGGAACTGGTCCAGAACGCGGCCCTGCGCGGTCATATTACAAATGATCGGGCTGCCGAAATCATTCGCGGGATAGACAAAATATATCCGATGAATGAAACCGCCATGGCCCACGACCATGATAACGACAACACTCCGGCCCCGGAACCCAGCAAACCCAGCAAATGGCTGCAGTTTGATGAGCGCGCCCCAACCACGTTGCGCCAATCCATCACGGGCTTGTTTAACCGCATTGTCCAACGTGACAAATATACACCGCCCCCGCCGCCTGCGGCCCCCTACATCCGTGATCGCGACACCTTTGCGCCGCACCAGGATGCAGAGTCCTGCAATGTCTGCGCCAGCGGGAACATAGACCCGAAAAAACAGCGTCCGCCCTGCACACACAAGGGACCGGAACCGAAGTAG
- a CDS encoding mitochondrial fission ELM1 family protein, giving the protein MTRCWIVTEGLTGTENQCLGVAEALGVIPEIKRINLKQPWRTLSPWLGFEHAGIFTGDPITAPWPDLALCSGRKAIAAARYIRKASGGKTLVVQIQDPRVSPDQFDMVAVPAHDPTRGRNVIVTTGAPNRINKKTLDDAHGDFESLLSPLPAPRVAVMIGGTSKAYGMNDDVARTLAAQLKNLRDQGCGLMITASRRTGESQQAIIRDTLKDDPNVFFWDGTGPNPYLGFLAWADAVLVTADSVSMLSEAATAGKPVYIIPMAGGAPRIDALHQALIKHGAARMFEGKLDQWTYRPLNDAGIVALAIWNALKNPKKG; this is encoded by the coding sequence ATGACACGCTGCTGGATCGTCACCGAAGGTCTGACCGGAACGGAAAATCAATGTCTTGGCGTGGCCGAAGCGCTTGGCGTTATTCCGGAAATAAAGCGCATTAACCTGAAACAGCCCTGGCGCACCCTGTCCCCATGGCTGGGGTTTGAACATGCGGGCATATTCACGGGCGATCCCATCACCGCCCCGTGGCCCGACCTCGCCCTGTGTTCCGGACGCAAGGCCATTGCGGCCGCGCGATATATTCGTAAAGCCAGCGGTGGCAAAACGCTGGTCGTACAAATTCAGGACCCGCGCGTTTCGCCGGACCAATTCGATATGGTTGCCGTTCCCGCGCACGACCCCACACGCGGACGCAATGTCATCGTGACGACGGGCGCACCAAACCGCATCAATAAAAAAACGCTGGATGATGCGCACGGTGATTTTGAATCATTGCTCTCGCCACTGCCCGCGCCGCGCGTGGCCGTGATGATTGGCGGCACCAGCAAGGCCTATGGCATGAATGATGATGTCGCCCGCACATTGGCGGCACAGTTGAAAAATTTACGCGATCAGGGATGCGGTTTGATGATCACCGCATCACGCCGCACAGGTGAAAGCCAGCAAGCCATCATCCGCGATACGTTGAAAGACGACCCGAACGTTTTCTTCTGGGATGGCACAGGCCCCAACCCTTATCTAGGGTTCCTCGCCTGGGCTGACGCCGTTCTGGTCACCGCCGACAGCGTGTCGATGTTGTCCGAGGCAGCCACCGCCGGGAAGCCCGTTTACATCATTCCCATGGCCGGGGGTGCCCCCAGGATTGATGCCCTGCACCAGGCCCTGATCAAACACGGGGCGGCCCGGATGTTTGAGGGAAAACTGGACCAATGGACATATCGCCCCCTGAATGACGCCGGAATCGTGGCTTTGGCCATATGGAATGCTCTGAAAAACCCGAAAAAGGGATGA
- a CDS encoding ABC transporter ATP-binding protein, with protein sequence MAITFLKPNIPPAPYGELPTSFGGFLLYVWRKNPVLWGTFMLQDIVHFTRYPIAFILLGKIIDILKDANPADGLPAAAWSILGLMMLVLAVGEFAHIWTAHTILHWKPKLRTVIRGDFLSYTMGHSHAYFQDNFAGALARKVSEVAESALRLHDIIRFQIWFATIHMGITLIFMFTVSPLYGCALLFFILAVTVPLFARIPKIRQRSLRYSEQRAHVTGMVVDMLTNIPAVKSFATLPHEIDVHATESHIERTRHSKLMRNMIQIEDLRRICLVTLGGGMTALACLGWAHGWITVGQASSVATMSMMLTGTTWILGGGIMQFVDEAGYITDALRITARPHEISDVPGAKPLQVEHGALEYRGVNFAFANFPIFRELNLKINAGEKIALVGPSGAGKSTFVSVLLRLYDLNGGEIAIDGQNIAHVTQDSLRQAVAIIPQDTALFHRSLMENIRYGRLDATDDEVIAAAKKAYADDFINTLPEGYNTLVGERGIRLSGGQRQRIAIARAILKNAPILILDEATSALDSESERLIQQALDDLMKGKTVIAIAHRLSTIARMDRIIVLDRGVIAEQGNHETLLKNHGLYARLWSMQSGGFLHADDIGGEISPANAEPVKSIDG encoded by the coding sequence GTGGCTATCACATTCTTAAAACCCAACATTCCCCCCGCCCCCTACGGCGAATTACCTACCAGCTTTGGCGGGTTTCTGCTTTATGTCTGGCGGAAAAATCCGGTTTTGTGGGGGACATTCATGTTGCAGGATATCGTGCATTTTACGCGGTATCCGATTGCGTTCATCCTGCTGGGTAAAATCATCGACATTCTGAAGGACGCCAACCCGGCCGATGGACTGCCCGCGGCAGCATGGTCTATTCTGGGGCTGATGATGCTGGTTCTGGCCGTGGGAGAATTTGCGCATATCTGGACCGCCCACACCATTCTGCACTGGAAACCAAAACTACGCACCGTGATCCGGGGGGACTTCCTGTCTTATACCATGGGGCACAGCCATGCGTATTTTCAGGATAATTTCGCCGGTGCCTTGGCCCGCAAAGTATCCGAAGTGGCGGAAAGCGCCCTGCGACTGCATGATATTATCCGGTTCCAGATCTGGTTCGCCACCATCCATATGGGCATCACGCTGATCTTTATGTTTACGGTCAGCCCGTTGTACGGCTGCGCCCTGCTCTTCTTCATTCTGGCCGTCACCGTCCCGCTGTTTGCGCGCATTCCAAAAATCCGCCAGCGGTCGTTGCGCTATTCCGAACAACGCGCCCATGTCACGGGCATGGTCGTGGATATGCTGACCAACATTCCGGCGGTCAAATCCTTTGCCACCCTGCCGCATGAAATTGACGTGCACGCAACGGAATCGCACATTGAACGCACCCGTCACAGCAAACTGATGCGCAATATGATCCAGATTGAGGACCTGCGCCGTATTTGCCTCGTCACGCTGGGCGGTGGCATGACGGCGCTGGCTTGCCTTGGCTGGGCCCATGGATGGATTACCGTGGGACAGGCCTCCAGCGTGGCCACCATGTCGATGATGTTGACGGGTACGACATGGATTTTGGGCGGCGGTATTATGCAGTTTGTGGATGAAGCGGGTTATATCACCGATGCCCTGCGCATCACCGCACGACCGCACGAAATTTCCGACGTTCCCGGTGCCAAACCGTTACAGGTTGAACATGGCGCCCTTGAATATCGCGGCGTGAATTTTGCATTCGCCAACTTCCCGATTTTCCGGGAACTGAATTTGAAGATCAACGCGGGTGAAAAAATCGCGCTGGTCGGCCCGTCCGGTGCGGGGAAAAGCACGTTTGTGTCGGTCCTGCTCCGCCTGTACGACCTGAATGGTGGTGAAATTGCGATTGATGGCCAGAACATTGCGCATGTGACGCAAGACTCCCTGCGCCAGGCCGTGGCGATTATTCCGCAGGACACCGCCCTGTTCCACCGCAGCCTGATGGAAAATATTCGCTATGGCCGACTGGATGCCACCGATGACGAAGTGATCGCAGCGGCGAAGAAAGCTTACGCCGATGATTTCATCAATACGTTGCCGGAAGGATACAATACGCTGGTCGGTGAACGCGGCATCCGCCTGTCCGGTGGTCAACGCCAGCGCATTGCCATCGCGCGCGCCATCCTGAAAAACGCCCCCATCCTGATTTTGGATGAGGCCACATCGGCATTGGACAGTGAATCCGAACGCCTGATCCAACAGGCTTTGGATGATTTGATGAAGGGCAAAACGGTGATTGCCATCGCCCACCGCCTGTCCACCATTGCGCGAATGGACCGTATTATTGTGCTGGACCGGGGCGTGATTGCGGAGCAAGGCAACCATGAAACCCTGCTGAAAAATCACGGGCTGTATGCACGGTTGTGGTCGATGCAGTCCGGCGGGTTCCTGCACGCAGACGACATTGGCGGAGAAATATCCCCCGCCAATGCCGAACCTGTGAAATCAATTGATGGATAG
- a CDS encoding pyridoxal phosphate-dependent aminotransferase, with translation MSILASRLSKIKPSPTIAVTTKAAELKAAGRDVIGLGAGEPDFDTPEWIKDAATAAMKAGQTKYTAVDGTPALKKAICEKFKRENGIDYTSDQITVGTGGKQVLYNAMMASLNPGDEVIIPAPYWVSYPDMTILAEGTPVFVECGEQHGFKLQPGDLERAITPKTKWLILNSPSNPTGAAYTKAELKALTDVLMKHPHVWLMTDDIYEHLVYDGFEFATPVQVEPGLKDRTLTVNGVSKAYAMTGWRIGYAAGPKELIKAMGGIQSHSTSNPSSISQAAAVAALNGDQTFLNEWRRVYKERRDLVVGMLNQADGITCPTPEGAFYVYASCAGCIGAETPDGKVIQSDSDFVTYLLETEGVAAVQGAAFGLSPYFRISYATSNKDLTEACTRIQRACAALKKRAVA, from the coding sequence ATGTCTATTCTGGCCTCTCGCCTGTCGAAAATTAAACCGTCACCGACCATTGCCGTGACGACCAAAGCCGCCGAGCTGAAAGCTGCGGGCCGTGATGTGATTGGCTTGGGTGCGGGTGAACCGGATTTTGATACGCCGGAGTGGATTAAGGACGCCGCCACCGCCGCGATGAAAGCCGGGCAAACGAAATACACCGCTGTTGACGGTACGCCTGCGCTGAAAAAAGCGATCTGCGAAAAATTCAAACGCGAAAACGGTATTGATTACACATCGGATCAAATCACCGTTGGTACAGGCGGGAAACAGGTTTTGTACAATGCCATGATGGCGTCGCTGAACCCGGGGGATGAAGTGATTATCCCGGCACCGTACTGGGTGTCCTATCCGGACATGACCATTCTGGCCGAAGGCACGCCGGTGTTCGTTGAATGCGGTGAACAGCATGGCTTTAAACTGCAGCCGGGCGATCTGGAGCGCGCCATTACGCCGAAAACCAAATGGTTGATCCTGAACTCCCCGTCCAACCCGACCGGGGCCGCATACACGAAAGCCGAGCTGAAAGCTTTGACGGATGTGCTGATGAAACACCCGCATGTCTGGCTGATGACGGACGATATTTATGAACATCTGGTCTATGACGGATTTGAATTCGCCACTCCGGTGCAGGTTGAGCCGGGCTTGAAAGACCGCACCTTGACCGTCAATGGCGTGTCCAAGGCCTATGCCATGACCGGCTGGCGCATTGGCTATGCCGCGGGCCCGAAAGAACTGATCAAGGCGATGGGCGGCATTCAAAGCCATTCCACGTCCAACCCGTCATCGATCTCGCAGGCTGCCGCCGTGGCCGCCCTGAACGGGGACCAAACATTCCTGAACGAATGGCGCCGCGTGTACAAGGAACGCCGCGATCTCGTCGTGGGTATGCTGAACCAGGCGGATGGCATCACATGCCCGACACCGGAAGGCGCGTTCTATGTCTACGCATCCTGCGCCGGGTGCATCGGTGCGGAAACGCCGGATGGCAAGGTGATCCAGTCCGATAGCGATTTCGTGACCTATCTGCTCGAAACCGAAGGCGTTGCGGCGGTACAGGGGGCGGCGTTTGGTTTGTCACCGTATTTCCGCATTTCCTATGCCACGTCGAACAAGGATTTGACCGAGGCCTGCACCCGCATCCAGCGCGCGTGCGCGGCGTTGAAAAAACGCGCGGTTGCGTAA
- a CDS encoding LysR family transcriptional regulator, whose product MDWDKLRIFHAVAEAGSFTHAGETLNLSQSAVSRQISSLEESLGVTLFHRHARGLLLTEQGELLHKTARDIFGQLSMIEGQLLDSKQLPEGPLRITVAEFIGSTWLAPNLGRFREQYPDIQLTILLDDRILNLGMREADAAIRLYKPEQPDLIQRQLTTLNFRICASSSYLKKHGTPKDIKDLQSHTLIGFPENVPAPYADPNWLFRIAGVDPEDYNKIIMMNSLYAIQRAVESDAGIASLPDYMIRQNPDLQIILPEAERAGVDMYFVYPEERRHSRRIAILRDFLVENIQKAGK is encoded by the coding sequence ATGGATTGGGACAAGCTTCGCATTTTTCACGCCGTCGCCGAGGCCGGAAGCTTCACCCATGCCGGTGAAACCCTGAACCTCAGCCAATCCGCCGTATCGCGGCAGATCAGCTCGTTGGAAGAAAGCCTGGGCGTGACCCTGTTCCACCGCCATGCGCGGGGCCTGTTGCTGACTGAACAAGGTGAATTGTTGCACAAAACGGCGCGCGATATTTTCGGCCAATTGTCGATGATCGAAGGGCAATTGCTGGATTCCAAACAATTGCCCGAAGGGCCGCTGCGCATCACCGTCGCCGAATTTATCGGTTCCACATGGTTGGCCCCCAATCTGGGGCGCTTCCGCGAACAATATCCAGATATTCAACTGACCATCCTGTTGGATGATCGCATCTTGAATCTGGGCATGCGCGAAGCCGATGCGGCCATTCGTTTGTACAAGCCGGAACAACCCGATTTGATCCAGCGTCAATTGACGACGTTGAATTTCCGCATCTGTGCGTCATCGTCTTATTTGAAAAAACACGGCACACCGAAAGACATCAAGGACCTGCAATCCCACACTTTGATCGGGTTCCCGGAAAACGTGCCCGCCCCCTATGCCGATCCGAACTGGCTGTTCCGCATCGCCGGTGTGGACCCGGAAGATTACAACAAGATCATTATGATGAACTCGCTCTATGCCATCCAACGCGCGGTGGAGAGTGACGCCGGGATCGCATCCCTGCCCGATTACATGATCCGGCAGAATCCCGACCTGCAAATCATCCTGCCCGAGGCGGAACGGGCCGGTGTCGACATGTATTTCGTCTACCCGGAAGAACGCCGCCATTCCCGCCGCATTGCGATTCTGCGGGATTTTCTGGTCGAGAACATTCAGAAGGCCGGAAAATAA